A window from Macaca thibetana thibetana isolate TM-01 chromosome 7, ASM2454274v1, whole genome shotgun sequence encodes these proteins:
- the LOC126959764 gene encoding peptidyl-prolyl cis-trans isomerase A-like: MVNPTVFFDIAVDSEPLGRVSFELFADKVPKTAENFHALSTGEKGFGYKGSCFHRIIPGFMCQGGDFTRHNGTGGKSIYGEKFEDENFILKHTGPGILSMANAGPNTNGSQFFICTAKTEWLDGNHVVFGKVKEGMNIVEAMERFGSRNDKTSKKITIADCGQLE, translated from the coding sequence ATGGTCAACCCTACCGTGTTCTTCGACATTGCCGTCGACAGCGAGCCCTTGGGCCGCGTCTCCTTCGAGCTGTTTGCAGACAAggttccaaagacagcagaaaattttcatgctctgagcactggagagaaaggatttggttataagggttcctgctttcacagaattattccagggtttatgtgtcagggtggtgacttcacacgccataatggcactggtggcaagtccatctatggggagaaatttgaagatgagaacttcatcctaaagcatacaggtcctggcatcttgtccatggcaaatgctggacccaacacaaatggttcccagtttttcatctgcactgccaAGACTGAGTGGTTGGATGGCAATCATGTAGTCTTTggcaaagtgaaagaaggcatgaatattgtggaggccatggagcgctttgggtccaggaatgacaagaccagcaagaagatcaccattgctgactgtggacaactcgaataa